In one Bos mutus isolate GX-2022 chromosome 19, NWIPB_WYAK_1.1, whole genome shotgun sequence genomic region, the following are encoded:
- the HEXIM2 gene encoding protein HEXIM2, translating to MKDWEQKKVASPNQPPPAALEEAKISGTCGSPRTSPEPHDPGGSQPLTPRMESHSEEEDGPGAGGGLGWNGRSPRTQSLGACSAEAMLARKKHRRRPSKRKRHWRPYLELSWAEKQQRDERQSQRASRVREEMFAKGQPVAPYNTTQFLMNDRDPEEPNLDVPQGASHPGSSGESEAGDSDGQGRARGEFQQKDFSEAYERYHTESLQGRSKEELVRDYLDLERRLSQAEEEMRRLRQLRGCTNWRPCYQVEELAAEVERLRTENQRLRQENEMWNREGGRRGGQPGS from the coding sequence ATCTCTGGCACTTGTGGGAGCCCCCGAACATCCCCTGAGCCTCATGACCCTGGAGGTTCCCAGCCCCTGACCCCTCGGATGGAGAGCCACTCAGAGGAGGAAGACGGTCCTGGGGCTGGCGGTGGCCTGGGCTGGAATGGTAGGAGTCCCCGCACCCAGAGCCTAGGGGCTTGTTCCGCAGAGGCCATGCTGGCCCGGAAGAAACACCGCCGGCGGCCCTCAAAGCGCAAGAGGCACTGGCGGCCCTACTTGGAGCTCAGCTGGGCTGAAAAGCAACAGCGGGACGAGAGGCAGAGCCAGCGGGCCTCCCGGGTCCGAGAGGAGATGTTCGCCAAAGGCCAGCCTGTAGCACCCTACAACACCACCCAGTTCCTGATGAACGACCGAGACCCCGAGGAGCCCAACCTGGATGTGCCCCAGGGGGCCTCCCACCCAGGCTCCAGCGGGGAGAGTGAGGCCGGGGACAGTGACGGGCAGGGCCGTGCTCGTGGGGAGTTCCAGCAGAAGGATTTCTCCGAGGCCTACGAGCGGTATCACACCGAGAGCCTGCAGGGCCGCAGCAAGGAGGAACTGGTGCGAGACTACCTGGATCTGGAGAGGCGGCTGTCCCAAGCTGAGGAGGAGATGAGGAGGCTGCGGCAGCTGCGGGGATGCACCAACTGGCGCCCCTGTTACCAAGTGGAGGAACTGGCTGCCGAGGTAGAGAGGCTCCGGACGGAGAACCAGCGACTTCGGCAGGAGAATGAGATGTGGAACCGAGAAGGTGGCCGCCGTGGTGGGCAGCCGGGCAGCTAG